In the genome of Electrophorus electricus isolate fEleEle1 chromosome 26, fEleEle1.pri, whole genome shotgun sequence, one region contains:
- the spoplb gene encoding speckle-type POZ protein-like B: MSRVPTPPPPGEMTSGPVAESWCYTQVKVVKFSYMWTINNFSFCREEMGEVLKSSTFSSGPNDKMKWCLRVNPKGLDDESKDYLSLYLLLVNCPKSEVRAKFKFSLLNAKREETKAMESQRAYRFVQGKDWGFKKFIRRDFLLDEANGLLPDDKLTLFCEVSVVQDSVNISGQSNMNMLKVPECQLADDLGNLWEGSRFTDCSLFVGGQEFKAHKSILAARSPVFNAMFEHKMEESKKNRVDISDVEPDVFREMMVFIYTGKAPNLEKMADNLLAAADKYALERLKVMCEEALCNSLSVENVADILILADLHSAEQLKAQAIDFINRCSVFRQLGCKDGKNWNSNHAADIMETAGWKAMIQSHPHLVAEAFRALASAQCPPFGLPRKRLKQS; this comes from the exons ATGTCACGGGTCCCAACACCCCCTCCGCCGGGGGAAATGACATCAGGACCTGTGGCAGAGAGCTGGTGTtacacacag GTTAAAGTAGTAAAGTTCTCCTACATGTGGACAATAAACAACTTCAGTTTCTGTCGAGAGGAGATGGGCGAGGTTCTGAAGAGCTCTACCTTCTCCTCTGGTCCCAATGACAAGATGAAGTG GTGTTTAAGAGTGAATCCAAAGGGACTTGATGATGAGAGTAAAGATTATCTGTCCCTCTACTTACTGCTCGTCAACTGTCCAAAAAGTGAAGTACGAGCAAAGTTCAAGTTCTCCCTACTGAACGCCAAAAGAGAAGAAACTAAAGCCATGG AAAGCCAAAGAGCCTATCGCTTTGTCCAGGGTAAGGACTGGGGCTTCAAAAAGTTCATTAGACGTGACTTCTTGCTTGATGAAGCAAATGGACTTTTACCAGATGACAAGCTTACTCTCTTTTGTGAG GTGAGCGTGGTGCAGGACTCTGTGAACATCTCGGGCCAGTCCAACATGAACATGCTGAAGGTACCTGAGTGTCAGCTGGCCGACGACTTGGGCAACCTGTGGGAGGGTTCCAGGTTCACCGACTGCAGCCTGTTTGTGGGAGGACAGGAGTTCAAAGCGCACAAGTCCATCCTGGCAG caAGGTCACCAGTATTCAACGCCATGTTTGAACACAAAATGGAAGAAAGTAAAAAG AACCGCGTGGACATCAGTGACGTTGAACCGGATGTGTTCAGGGAAATGATGGTCTTCATCTATACAGGCAAAGCTCCTAACCTGGAGAAAATGGCCGATAACCTGTTAGCTGCAGCAGACAAG TATGCTCTGGAGAGACTGAAGGTGATGTGTGAGGAGGCTTTGTGTAACAGCCTGTCTGTGGAGAATGTGGCTGATATTCTCATTCTAGCAGACCTTCATAGCGCAGAACAACTCAAAGCACAAGCCATAGATTTCATTAACAG ATGCAGTGTTTTCAGACAGTTGGGCTGTAAAGATGGGAAAAACTGGAATAGCAA TCATGCAGCAGACATTATGGAGACAGCTGGCTGGAAGGCTATGATCCAGTCCCATCCTCACCTAGTGGCTGAGGCCTTCCGTGCCCTCGCCTCAGCACAGTGTCCTCCGTTCGGCCTGCCCAGAAAACGGCTAAAGCAGTCCTGA